In the Corynebacterium anserum genome, ACTGGCTATGCCGTGTGCGGAGGCCCCTTCCACATCGTGAATTCGATCCCCGATTAAGAGTAATTCTCCGGGATCCAAGGACAGGCCGGTGTCTTGACGCCAGTGGGCGATTTCAGGAATTGCGTTGAGCTGCGTTAAGGCATAGTCGATGACCATGGCTTTTCCTTGTCTGCCTGTGTCTGGATCTGCGGCTGCCAGAACATGGAAGTAAGGAAGCATGCCGAAGTGAGTCAAGATCCTCTGTGCTGATTCCATGGATTTTGACGTGGCGGTGGATAAAATGATGCCCTGCTTTCTCCAACGTGCAAGGAGCTTTTTCATCCCTGGGAAGGCGTGCGCATTGGACCATCCGCCGCCCGCCTGATGCTCCAGGTAGGAGCGTAATGTGGCGTCCAGCACCTCACCTTCAAGGCCGAGGTTGGCCATAGTCTGGGACATGGGCGGTCCAGGTATGCGTGCGATCTCTTGTTGTGGTGGGCGGCTGATGCCGTTGTTGTCGAGGGCATAGAGGAAACTGTCGCGGATGCCGGGGAAACTATCCACGAGGGTTCCGTCTACATCGATCAGGAGGATCTTTGGATGTTGTTCAGGGTTCACTTATCCCAGTGTTCCAAATAATCTTCCGCGCTCGCCAGAGAAAACTGGTTAGGGTGGGAGGGTACACCCCGTGTAAGAGAATTCATCTTGCGTGTTTGTATCGTCCGTATCGCTTGCGTGGCGCTGTTTTTCGTTAGGGAAACGCGGCACGGTTTCAGGAGATTTTCTGTGTTC is a window encoding:
- a CDS encoding HAD hydrolase-like protein; translated protein: MNPEQHPKILLIDVDGTLVDSFPGIRDSFLYALDNNGISRPPQQEIARIPGPPMSQTMANLGLEGEVLDATLRSYLEHQAGGGWSNAHAFPGMKKLLARWRKQGIILSTATSKSMESAQRILTHFGMLPYFHVLAAADPDTGRQGKAMVIDYALTQLNAIPEIAHWRQDTGLSLDPGELLLIGDRIHDVEGASAHGIASVLVSWGYGDEQERAQANACAASPEELDHCVQRWFADRGQSIDT